In Phormidium yuhuli AB48, one genomic interval encodes:
- a CDS encoding tellurite resistance TerB family protein, with translation MPIQPPAPPPISPRQMNLLRIVAAMAWADGELAQEEVEVMLSRFSELFAKSPEQRQKLREDLQAYCIQNIPLEDLVPKLQSDDERELVLRLGYEVIASSSRTPDEPKINEEEATAYQKLRELLGLPEAKVKEIEAKEFSFDSDDPSLVESLGESLQDFFQD, from the coding sequence CAACCCCCCGCTCCCCCACCGATTTCTCCCCGCCAGATGAACCTGCTGCGGATTGTCGCGGCCATGGCCTGGGCTGACGGAGAACTGGCTCAAGAAGAGGTTGAGGTGATGCTCAGCCGTTTTAGTGAACTCTTCGCCAAAAGTCCCGAGCAACGACAGAAGTTACGGGAGGATTTGCAGGCGTATTGTATTCAAAACATTCCGCTGGAAGACTTGGTCCCCAAGTTACAGAGTGACGACGAGCGGGAATTGGTCCTACGTTTAGGCTACGAGGTGATTGCTTCTAGTTCCCGAACCCCCGATGAGCCGAAAATCAATGAAGAGGAGGCAACGGCTTATCAAAAACTGCGGGAATTACTCGGGTTGCCGGAAGCTAAAGTGAAAGAAATCGAAGCGAAAGAGTTTTCATTTGATTCCGATGATCCATCTCTGGTTGAAAGTTTGGGAGAATCCCTCCAAGACTTTTTCCAAGATTAA